TGCTCTGGGCTGCCAAAACCAAGCCCCGCGGCGCCGGCAACAATAATCGCTGGGGTGACATTTGAGGCAAACATTGCCAATACATGCTGAAGGCCAAGCGGCACAGCTTGCCCCAGCGGCGGTGTTATATTCGGATCGCTGTAGCTGTTATGTGATGTAGAAGTCATCATGTTCTCCTATTGATTCAATAGTTAGAGTACCGCCTCTTTTGGGCGGTTAGGGATGTTGTGGTACAACTATATATGGTATGTCAAAGAAAATCTCCTCTAGATTTTCTCCTGATCCGATCCGATCTACCACCGCAAATAGCCCGGGAGTCTCTAGCGGGGTCAATACCCCATGCCAAATATTACGACGGAAATTGATCGCTTGACCGGGATCTGATAAGAAGGCAAGGGGCCCTCCGGGGCGGTTGTTTTTGTCTGGAGCCACGATAATTAGAAAGCGGTTCATGCTCATCGGAATAAAAGCTTGTGAGCCTTCCGGGTGGCGTTCCATCATCGTTAATTGATAGGGCAGATTGCGGGGCGTGGCGTCAAAAAGACTGATGCCGGCCCTGCCATCGGAAAAATCCAAACGCGCCAAATCATGAAAGCGCCCGCAAAGCCCCTGATTGATGATTTTATCGGCTGTGCCCTTTGCCTCTAAGATATCGCCAAATGGAGCAAATGCGGTGGCCGTAAGGGGCTGGGCGATGATCTCTTGGCTCATGGCAACAGTTGCTGCAAACGCAGCTCGGCAATGCGCTCGACCTGCCGGCATGCGGTTTCAAACTCATCGGCGCTGTCATGTGCCAGCCGCGTTTGAAAGGCTGATAAGATCTCCGCCTTGCTAAAATCTCGCACGGCAATGATGAACGGGAAGCCGTACTTTTTCATATAGGCTGCGTTTAATTGGGTAAATTCGGCATCCTCTGCCTCGGTTAATGCATCTAGGCCCGCCGAGGCTTGCTCTGAGGTCGACTCGGCGGTGAGACGGTCTGCTTGGGCCAGTTTTCCCGCCAGATCCGGATGCGCGCGCAAAACACCCAGCCTGGCTTCAGCAGAGGCGGATCTGAAGATCCGTGCCAGCGCGTTATGCATCCCGATCGCGCTGTCATGCGCAGGCCCCAATTCCAGATCAAACGCCCCCTCTGCAATCCAAGCCGAATGTTCAAATACCCCGCCATATTGCGCTATAAATTGATCCTTTTGCATCGAGGAGGGCCGCTCAAACGGCTGCGGGGGGTGATGCTTGGCCCAGTGCTCGGCGATTTCAATGCGGCGGGCAAACCACACATCTTCATGGCTCTTTGCATAATCCATGAAGCGGCGCAGCGCCATAATGCGCCCCGGGCGTCCGATCAGCCGGCAATGCAGCCCGATTGACATCATTTTGGGAGCGCCCGCGCGCCCTTCGGCGTAAAGCGCATCAAAACTATCTTTCAAATAGCTGTAAAACTGATCACCTGAATTAAACCCTTGGGGGGCGGCAAAGCGCATATCATTGGCATCTAACGTATAGGGAATAATCAGCTGGTCACGCCCGTTAATCTTGCGCCAATAAGGCAGGTCATCCGCGTATTCATCCGAAATATAATCAAATCCGCCTTCCGCAGCCACCAGCTCTACTGTGTTCATTGAGCAGCGCCCCGTATACCAGCCACGCGGCCGCTCGCCCACCACTTCTGTGTGCAGCCGCACAGCTTCGGCGATTTGCGCGCGTTCCTCTGCACGCGGCATGTCTTTATGCTCAATCCATTTTAAGCCATGGCTGGCAATTTCCCATTCTGCGCTTCGCATCGCCCGCATTTGCTCGGGATTGCGCGCCAAAGCGGTGGCAACGCCATAGATTGTCGCTGGGATCTGCTGTTCGGTAAACAATCGGTGCACGCGCCAGAATCCGGCCCGCGCGCCGTACTCATAAAGGCTTTCCATATTCCAATGGCGTTGTCCTTGCCATTGCGCAGCGCCAACGATCTCTGACAGAAAAGCTTCCGAAGCCGCATCGCCATGCAATAGGCAGTTTTCGCCGCCCTCTTCGTAATTAATCACGAATTGCACTGCAATCTTCGCGTTATTTGGCCAGTTGGCATGGGGCGGTGTGGCGCCGTATCCGCGCATGTCGCGTGTATAGCGGTTCATTTTCTGCTCTCCTTACTGCTGCCAATCATGGGCCGACCGGTGCAATACATGTTAAAGTCTTTTTCTGCTTAGGGCCAGTTGCCCCACAGGCTTGTGCCTTTCGAAAATTCAGCCAATATAGCTGGGATTTGATTTGTGAAAAGAGTACTTATGCAAGGCTATTTGACAACCCATGTTTTGGACACCGCGCGGGGCTGCCCCGCTGCAGGACTGAAAATAGAGCTAATCCGCCATATGCCGGAAACGGGCCCGATCCCATTACAAACCACAATAACAAATGCGGATGGTCGCACTGATCGACCAATTTTACCGCAAGATGCCTTTGAATTAGGCAGTTATGAATTGATTTTTCACGCGGGGGCGTATCTGCGCGCGCAGGGGCAGGTTAAGGAGGCTGCGGTTTTTCTGGATTTGATTCCGATCCGATTCGAAATGCGCAGCGACGATCATTATCACGTGCCGTTATTGCTGTCTCCTTACGGGTATTCAACCTATCGCGGCAGCTAGCAAGATCTGTGGAGAATAAGAATGTATGAGCTGTTTCTAATCTGGGATTGGTTTGAATTTGCCCTGCGCTGGTTGCATGTGATCACGGCGATTGCATGGATTGGCTCTTCGTTTTACTTTATCGCGCTTGATTTGGGGCTGCGCAAAGCACCTGATTTGCCCGCAGGCGCGCATGGCGAAGAATGGCAAGTGCATGGCGGTGGCTTTTACCATGTGCGCAAATATTTGGTGGCCCCCAGCGATATGCCCGCGCATTTAACCTGGTTCAAATGGGAAAGCTACGCAACTTGGCTGTCGGGCGCGGCATTGCTGATGGTGGTATATTGGGCGGGTGCTGAGCTGTATCTGATTGATTTGGCAAAAGCTGAACTCAGCGTTGTTCAGGCTATTTTGATCTCGGCTGGATCCTTGGCTGTGGGCTGGGTTATTTACGATGCTTTATGCAAATCGCGGCTTGGAAATACTCCAACAGCTTTGATGGTTTTACTGTTCATTCTTTTGGTGGCGATGGCTTGGGGCTATGATCAGATTTTTACCGGCCGCGCCGCTTTGTTGCATTTGGGAGCCTTCACTGCCACCATCATGTCGGCCAATGTGTTTTTTATAATTATGCCAAATCAACGCATTGTGGTGGCAGATCTGCAGGCGGGGCGCAGCCCTGATGCAAAATATGGTAAAATCGCCAAGCTGCGATCGACCCATAATAATTATTTAACTTTGCCGGTGATTTTTTTGATGTTGAGCAATCATAATCCGCTGGCTTTTGCCAGCCAGTATAATTGGTTGATAGCAGGTTTGGTATTTTTGATGGGGGTCACTATTCGCCATTATTTTAACACGCGCCATGCGCGCGCGGGGAACCCAACTTGGACATGGCCGGCCACTGTTATTTTGTTTATTTGCGTGATTTGGCTGTCAGGGCTGCCGCTTTGGCAGGACGAAGATTTGGACAGTCGCGGGATGTCTGAACAGCAAACGCTGTTTGCCAATGCTGACGGGTATGCGGCGGTTCATGATATCGTGGTGGGGCGCTGCTCGATGTGCCACGCGCGCGAGCCGGTTTATGATGGGATCCGACGCGCACCTAAACACATATATCTGGAAACCGAATTTGACATCACGGCAGAGGCCAGGGCCGTGTTTTTGCAATCGGCGGCCAGTCACGCGATGCCTCCGGCGAATGTCACATGGATGGAAGAGGGCGAACGTGCACAAATTCGGCGCTGGTTTCGAAACGCCACCGAGCACATGCCCTTGCGTGTCGCGCTGCAGTAAGCGCAGCCCAGAAAAAAGAGAGTGGTTTCACATTCCGTAGCGGTTACACTTGCCTCGGAGAGCGAGCGGAAAGCTAGCTCAGCAGTGCCGCATGCTCCATTGCCTGCTTGATCAGCGCTTTCGTTGCCTCGCTCAGTGGGGTAAGCGGCAAACGTACGCTATCGTCGCAGCGGCCCAAAAGCGATAAGCCGTATTTTGCACCAACCAAACCAGGCTCGGTGAAAATTGCCTGATGCAGCGGCATCAGCCTGTCTTGGAGGGTTAGGGCAGCGGAATAATCCCCTGCCAAACAGGCTTCTTGCAATTGCGCGCACAGCGCGGGCGCAACATTGGCTGTAACTGAAATACACCCAATACCACCCTGCGCATTGAACCCATGCGCCGTTGCATCCTCGCCCGAGATCTGCAGAAAATCCGGCCCGCATGTGATGCGTTGTTGGCAGACGCGCTCCAAATCTCCCGTTGCGTCTTTGACGCCGATAATACGCGGCAGCTTGGCCAATTTCCCCATTGTTTCGGGTGACATATCCACCACCGAGCGGCCCGGAATATTATAAATCACAATCGGGAGATCGCAGGCATCATGCAATGTTTTAAAATGCGCGATGAGCCCCTCTTGCGTGGGCTTGTTATAATAGGGCGTAACCACCAAAGCGGCGCTTGCGCCCACGTCCTTGGCGTGATGCATAAACCGCAATGATTCGGCGGTATTGTTCGAGCCCGCGCCGGCCACAATCGGAATACGCCCGGCCGCGGCCTCGACAACCGCGCTGACCACCGCTTCATGTTCTTCATGGCTTAAGGTGGGGCTTTCTCCGGTCGTGCCCACCGGCACCAAACCATGGCTTCCCTCAGCAATATGCCACTCAACCAATGCTTTCAAACCCTCAAGATCCACGGCACCATTTTTGAAGGGCGTGATTAAAGCGGGCATAGATCCTTTTAACATGACGGGCGTCCTTGACTAGCTGGTTGGATCGGGCAGCGCATCGGCTCTTTGATCCCAGATTGATATTAGGCAACGCTTCGCCGATGTAAAAGAGGCAATTGGTTTCGGGCGATGGCTGCGCTACACTGC
The sequence above is drawn from the Rhodobacteraceae bacterium IMCC1335 genome and encodes:
- a CDS encoding ureidoglycolate lyase, translated to MSQEIIAQPLTATAFAPFGDILEAKGTADKIINQGLCGRFHDLARLDFSDGRAGISLFDATPRNLPYQLTMMERHPEGSQAFIPMSMNRFLIIVAPDKNNRPGGPLAFLSDPGQAINFRRNIWHGVLTPLETPGLFAVVDRIGSGENLEEIFFDIPYIVVPQHP
- the puuE gene encoding allantoinase PuuE, encoding MNRYTRDMRGYGATPPHANWPNNAKIAVQFVINYEEGGENCLLHGDAASEAFLSEIVGAAQWQGQRHWNMESLYEYGARAGFWRVHRLFTEQQIPATIYGVATALARNPEQMRAMRSAEWEIASHGLKWIEHKDMPRAEERAQIAEAVRLHTEVVGERPRGWYTGRCSMNTVELVAAEGGFDYISDEYADDLPYWRKINGRDQLIIPYTLDANDMRFAAPQGFNSGDQFYSYLKDSFDALYAEGRAGAPKMMSIGLHCRLIGRPGRIMALRRFMDYAKSHEDVWFARRIEIAEHWAKHHPPQPFERPSSMQKDQFIAQYGGVFEHSAWIAEGAFDLELGPAHDSAIGMHNALARIFRSASAEARLGVLRAHPDLAGKLAQADRLTAESTSEQASAGLDALTEAEDAEFTQLNAAYMKKYGFPFIIAVRDFSKAEILSAFQTRLAHDSADEFETACRQVERIAELRLQQLLP
- the uraH gene encoding hydroxyisourate hydrolase, translated to MQGYLTTHVLDTARGCPAAGLKIELIRHMPETGPIPLQTTITNADGRTDRPILPQDAFELGSYELIFHAGAYLRAQGQVKEAAVFLDLIPIRFEMRSDDHYHVPLLLSPYGYSTYRGS
- a CDS encoding cysteine desulfurase yields the protein MYELFLIWDWFEFALRWLHVITAIAWIGSSFYFIALDLGLRKAPDLPAGAHGEEWQVHGGGFYHVRKYLVAPSDMPAHLTWFKWESYATWLSGAALLMVVYWAGAELYLIDLAKAELSVVQAILISAGSLAVGWVIYDALCKSRLGNTPTALMVLLFILLVAMAWGYDQIFTGRAALLHLGAFTATIMSANVFFIIMPNQRIVVADLQAGRSPDAKYGKIAKLRSTHNNYLTLPVIFLMLSNHNPLAFASQYNWLIAGLVFLMGVTIRHYFNTRHARAGNPTWTWPATVILFICVIWLSGLPLWQDEDLDSRGMSEQQTLFANADGYAAVHDIVVGRCSMCHAREPVYDGIRRAPKHIYLETEFDITAEARAVFLQSAASHAMPPANVTWMEEGERAQIRRWFRNATEHMPLRVALQ
- a CDS encoding 4-hydroxy-tetrahydrodipicolinate synthase; translated protein: MLKGSMPALITPFKNGAVDLEGLKALVEWHIAEGSHGLVPVGTTGESPTLSHEEHEAVVSAVVEAAAGRIPIVAGAGSNNTAESLRFMHHAKDVGASAALVVTPYYNKPTQEGLIAHFKTLHDACDLPIVIYNIPGRSVVDMSPETMGKLAKLPRIIGVKDATGDLERVCQQRITCGPDFLQISGEDATAHGFNAQGGIGCISVTANVAPALCAQLQEACLAGDYSAALTLQDRLMPLHQAIFTEPGLVGAKYGLSLLGRCDDSVRLPLTPLSEATKALIKQAMEHAALLS